A genomic window from Ruminiclostridium cellulolyticum H10 includes:
- a CDS encoding S-layer homology domain-containing protein, whose product MSKKVIMKMVAVVVSVCMLLSTVFQSGIAYAAEDASNLVISESQVSGEYKFNLTQVGDIDWLHLKGDGSNGIVQIKKDTTNPSAISFNILPNSVPEGKVSNGDPDRIANTWSDGMAGYESGTDDTGFAVLLPPADNRGAGTCTENVGWNFSVQAQPVQTTVIFTLGLWQANVGVNFYMDDVQVDTKNISAGGGALTFKYQVTVPANKVLKVEGIQTDILWQDGNSSISSIAVSSAVLVDKEAIQTLYNNVKDIVQGSYTEETWTVFESARTTAQAVLDDPSATQDMVDNAKTALEQAQAALVTNNANELKITQSQVSGEYKFNLTQVGDIDWLHLKGDGSNGIVQIKKDTTNPSAISFNILPNSVPEGKVSNGDPDRIAKTWSDGMAGYESGTDDTGFAVLSPPVDNRGAGTCTENVGWNFTVSAQPVQTTVIFTLGLWQANVGVNFYMDDVQVDTKNISAGGGALTFKYQVTVPANKVLKVEGIQTDILWQDGNSSISSIAVSSVVPVDKEALQTLYNNVKDIVQGSYTEETWTVFESARTTAQAVLDDPSATQTLVDNAKTSLEQAQAALVTNNANELNVTQSQINGVYNVDLTAVGDVDWLHLRGDGSNNIIQIKKNTQNAITFSALQNTVPEGKETNGDTNRTAASWTDGMSGYEALANDTGFGVFLPLSDDRGAGACKANVGWNFTIAAQPTSTTVVFSTGLWQAKVNVNFYLDDLYVSTKSMEAGGTAQAFKYQVVVPANKVLKVVGLQTYKNAYDGNSSLSTIAVSSQEIADKSSLQAFYDEFSGITQSFFTDASWTNFIDARTAAKAVLEKAVVTQAEVDNAKAALILAQNNLVKKDTNVMIDYTGGKRGSSYGLGNLVDEQDRYQTFTSSEDFIMEYVQVGLYKNSDDGSDLVVKLYATDNNGLPTGSPLAQTTVNKKDVINGGLTTAKLVYDVKANTRYAIDVTQTTLKNGMYNWIVMQKNHYSKNEFFGKITSGKFVPEAWLGTGLLRVVKKINVDRSALEALVSEVSNLNEKIYTVESWLHLANAAEEARNCLNNFDALQAEIDAETGKLQAAKDSLVININISDFSSFISSFDNMVVKGYTDASVAILTDAITNAKQLDISASDDEKLQAYVSVLNAIAKLQVSGKYSSETDGGLTGSFGFEGDMNAPIAFIDGSFRLPSRGNLMIRFGVTGLKAKGVSIDWYNRDGYLPCYVSEYTVDDVTYKIEEFANKHTIDGNPVEVAYVKMTAINNSSEKRLLPVVSKELVPLNNAAESSYVINAGETVVREYAIKADRFENEGHTGERHEVEPKAPFPADQKILEAAKAVADIGENSIFENNYASMKTYWDDRLAGIIDIKMPNSKDANNKDSLVNAYKAGYIYTLIIKDQTFLHVGENGYDRLFSHDTIGILQSLITAGDFVEAKDYLESVPMTGGINIENGEVDPDLYWDANWKLPWAYSVYLSKTGDIDFIKEKYEGVLKKMAHSIHDDRTGPNHDGIMKSTLAIDTYGQWTVDDQAALMGLIAYKYICNELAIKENDQSKKEYYLAEAQWANAEYDSLLKVVTETLENTINRNNLNYIPASIVEPNTANRCNDIRDGNWASMLLFGSFPWDGYLYGADQSKAGANIDMIDQTYAYGIERRKDLPGASPYNFGGYPHGWYSSAYNAGYGISALRGEAYRDIGIKAYEFAVNSAMSSPFGWWEGVGPGGNDYPSQDPTSPLWNRDNASGGGGSCQHMWGQATASKVLYDAFIAERIYNDNKNAEIIIGRGIPKEWVTNATNENNVVAAVENYPILQGGRAGYTIVRNGSNLKITFDCNKTNSKVDAGTVEQWSIQLPAMVNNISSASVGTVDNANGIVNVPIDTKEVTIVLKDLLGSSMSIDTVSLPNGKVGEAYSNVLTATGGTVPYKWSAEGLPAGLTITNEGEIKGIPTASGTFTVNIKVEDSSNPILSISKTLSIIVAPANQPGGSTGDTNGSTGESVIPVDSIRNGDRTILSVSLKASNESGTASANIGKAIVNELVQKAKEAEKNGQKATVEIKLDSVKDTKSVKIGVPAESIKEIAETAGAEIKINTRIGSVIFDAKAIDTINASASSGNVNIIISNVQASSLSEEIRDKVSERTVYDFSIQADNKEISDFGGGTVRVSVPYAPKVNEKHSSIIIYGIDNAGELRTVRSIYNPATGTVDFKATQPLQYVVGYNEVNFTDVKADAWYEKAVGFLAAREMVSGTGDGRFAPQNKVTRADFLIMVMNSYGIRADKAVTENFSDAGSKYYTGYLGTAKRLGLVSGTGDNKYMPEAAISRQDMLVILYRALDILGELPDAKTGNFDSFIDTKDISGYAENAMKLFVKAGIVIGNDKQLNPKSDTSRAEAVQVMYNLLSGQGI is encoded by the coding sequence ATGTCTAAAAAAGTTATTATGAAGATGGTTGCGGTAGTAGTAAGCGTTTGTATGTTACTTTCAACAGTATTTCAAAGCGGAATAGCATATGCGGCCGAAGATGCTTCAAACCTTGTTATAAGCGAAAGTCAAGTAAGCGGTGAGTATAAATTTAACCTGACTCAGGTTGGGGATATTGACTGGTTGCATTTAAAGGGTGACGGCTCAAACGGAATTGTGCAGATCAAAAAGGATACTACAAATCCAAGTGCGATATCCTTTAATATACTGCCAAATTCCGTTCCCGAGGGTAAAGTCAGTAATGGGGATCCTGACCGCATAGCTAACACATGGTCAGACGGCATGGCCGGGTATGAATCAGGTACCGATGATACGGGATTTGCTGTTTTATTACCACCTGCTGATAATAGAGGTGCCGGAACCTGCACTGAAAACGTAGGCTGGAATTTTTCGGTACAAGCACAGCCTGTCCAAACAACGGTTATATTTACTTTGGGACTTTGGCAGGCAAATGTAGGTGTAAATTTCTATATGGATGACGTGCAGGTTGATACGAAAAATATATCAGCAGGCGGTGGTGCCCTGACTTTTAAATACCAAGTAACGGTACCGGCAAATAAAGTATTGAAGGTTGAAGGTATACAAACAGATATCTTATGGCAGGATGGTAATTCTTCAATCTCAAGTATAGCCGTAAGCAGTGCGGTACTTGTTGATAAGGAGGCAATTCAAACTTTATACAATAATGTCAAGGATATAGTACAAGGTTCCTATACGGAAGAAACCTGGACAGTTTTTGAAAGTGCAAGAACTACTGCCCAAGCTGTGCTTGACGATCCGAGTGCAACACAGGACATGGTTGACAACGCAAAAACTGCATTGGAACAAGCACAGGCTGCTCTTGTGACCAATAATGCAAATGAACTAAAAATTACCCAAAGTCAAGTAAGCGGCGAGTATAAATTTAACCTGACTCAGGTTGGGGATATTGACTGGCTGCATTTAAAGGGTGACGGCTCAAACGGAATTGTGCAGATCAAAAAGGATACTACAAATCCAAGTGCAATATCCTTTAATATACTGCCAAATTCCGTTCCTGAGGGTAAGGTTAGTAATGGGGATCCTGACCGCATAGCTAAAACATGGTCAGACGGTATGGCCGGATATGAATCAGGTACTGACGATACGGGATTTGCTGTTTTATCACCACCTGTCGATAATAGAGGTGCTGGAACCTGCACTGAAAACGTGGGCTGGAACTTTACGGTATCAGCACAGCCTGTCCAAACAACGGTTATATTTACTTTGGGACTTTGGCAGGCAAATGTAGGTGTAAATTTCTATATGGATGACGTGCAGGTTGATACGAAAAATATATCAGCAGGCGGTGGTGCCCTGACATTTAAATACCAAGTGACGGTACCGGCAAATAAAGTATTGAAGGTTGAAGGTATACAAACAGATATCTTATGGCAGGACGGTAATTCTTCAATCTCAAGTATAGCCGTAAGCAGTGTAGTACCTGTTGATAAGGAGGCATTGCAAACTTTATACAATAATGTCAAGGATATAGTTCAAGGTTCCTATACGGAAGAAACTTGGACGGTTTTTGAAAGTGCAAGAACTACTGCTCAAGCTGTACTTGACGATCCGAGTGCAACACAGACCCTGGTTGACAACGCAAAAACATCATTGGAACAGGCACAGGCTGCTCTTGTGACCAATAATGCAAATGAACTAAACGTTACTCAAAGCCAAATAAACGGGGTGTATAACGTTGATTTAACTGCGGTTGGAGATGTTGACTGGCTGCATTTGAGAGGGGATGGCTCAAACAATATTATTCAAATTAAGAAGAATACTCAGAATGCCATTACATTCAGTGCACTCCAGAATACTGTTCCTGAGGGAAAAGAAACTAATGGGGATACTAACCGTACGGCTGCGTCTTGGACAGACGGAATGTCAGGTTATGAAGCATTAGCCAATGATACCGGATTCGGCGTTTTCCTACCTTTGTCAGATGATAGAGGTGCCGGTGCCTGTAAGGCAAATGTAGGCTGGAATTTTACTATAGCAGCACAACCTACTTCGACAACCGTTGTATTCAGCACTGGTCTCTGGCAGGCAAAAGTAAATGTAAACTTCTATCTGGACGATTTATATGTTTCAACTAAAAGTATGGAGGCTGGAGGCACTGCCCAAGCATTCAAATATCAGGTAGTTGTTCCGGCAAATAAAGTGTTAAAGGTTGTGGGTCTTCAAACATATAAAAATGCCTATGATGGTAATTCTTCATTGTCAACCATAGCAGTTAGCAGCCAAGAGATTGCTGACAAGTCCTCATTACAAGCATTTTATGATGAATTTAGCGGAATAACCCAAAGCTTTTTTACAGATGCATCATGGACAAACTTTATTGATGCAAGAACAGCTGCAAAAGCAGTCCTAGAAAAAGCCGTTGTGACACAGGCAGAGGTTGATAATGCAAAAGCTGCCCTTATCTTGGCTCAGAATAATCTTGTAAAAAAAGATACAAATGTGATGATTGACTACACAGGTGGCAAAAGGGGCTCTAGTTATGGCCTGGGTAATCTTGTAGATGAGCAGGATAGATATCAGACCTTTACATCTAGTGAAGATTTTATAATGGAGTATGTTCAAGTTGGATTATATAAAAATTCTGATGACGGAAGTGATTTGGTTGTAAAGCTGTATGCAACAGACAATAATGGGCTTCCTACCGGATCGCCACTGGCTCAGACAACTGTCAATAAAAAAGATGTTATTAATGGCGGGTTAACTACTGCAAAACTTGTATATGATGTAAAAGCCAATACAAGGTATGCCATAGATGTAACTCAGACTACCTTGAAAAATGGTATGTATAATTGGATAGTTATGCAAAAAAATCATTATAGCAAGAATGAATTTTTCGGTAAGATTACATCAGGAAAGTTTGTACCAGAGGCATGGCTTGGAACAGGCTTGTTAAGAGTTGTAAAAAAAATAAATGTGGATAGAAGTGCTCTAGAAGCTCTGGTATCAGAAGTAAGCAATCTTAATGAAAAGATTTACACAGTAGAATCCTGGCTGCATTTAGCCAACGCGGCAGAGGAAGCAAGAAATTGCCTGAATAACTTCGATGCATTGCAGGCGGAAATTGATGCTGAAACCGGAAAGCTTCAGGCTGCAAAAGATAGTTTAGTTATCAATATAAACATATCTGATTTCAGCAGTTTTATTTCAAGTTTTGATAATATGGTAGTTAAAGGTTATACAGATGCTTCTGTAGCTATATTAACGGATGCAATTACAAATGCGAAACAATTGGACATCAGTGCTTCTGATGATGAAAAGTTACAGGCCTACGTATCTGTCCTAAATGCAATTGCAAAACTTCAGGTTTCAGGAAAATATTCATCTGAGACAGATGGAGGATTGACTGGGTCATTTGGTTTTGAAGGTGATATGAATGCTCCTATTGCCTTTATTGACGGCTCCTTTAGGTTGCCAAGCCGAGGTAATCTGATGATCAGATTTGGTGTAACAGGCCTTAAAGCAAAAGGAGTTTCAATTGATTGGTATAATAGAGACGGATATTTGCCTTGCTATGTAAGTGAATACACGGTAGATGATGTTACATATAAAATTGAAGAGTTTGCCAATAAGCACACAATAGACGGTAACCCTGTGGAAGTTGCATATGTAAAAATGACGGCAATAAACAATTCAAGTGAAAAACGTTTGCTTCCTGTTGTATCAAAGGAATTAGTGCCGCTGAATAACGCAGCTGAATCATCTTACGTTATAAATGCAGGAGAAACAGTTGTAAGAGAGTATGCAATAAAAGCAGACAGGTTTGAGAATGAAGGACACACAGGGGAGAGGCACGAGGTAGAACCTAAAGCCCCGTTCCCAGCGGATCAGAAAATTCTTGAAGCTGCAAAAGCAGTTGCTGACATTGGTGAAAACAGTATATTTGAAAATAATTATGCATCGATGAAGACATACTGGGATGACAGACTTGCAGGAATAATAGATATAAAGATGCCTAACAGCAAAGATGCAAATAATAAAGACAGTTTGGTAAATGCATATAAGGCAGGGTATATCTATACTCTTATAATCAAGGATCAGACATTTTTACATGTAGGTGAAAATGGATATGATAGACTGTTTTCACACGACACAATCGGGATTTTGCAGTCCTTGATTACAGCAGGAGATTTTGTAGAAGCAAAAGATTATCTTGAAAGTGTTCCCATGACCGGCGGAATAAACATTGAGAATGGTGAAGTAGATCCAGACTTATATTGGGATGCAAACTGGAAATTACCATGGGCATACTCGGTATATTTAAGTAAAACCGGAGATATTGATTTTATAAAAGAGAAATATGAAGGTGTACTTAAAAAGATGGCACATTCTATTCATGACGACCGTACAGGTCCAAACCATGACGGAATTATGAAAAGTACTCTCGCCATCGATACCTACGGCCAATGGACCGTTGATGATCAGGCTGCACTTATGGGACTTATAGCTTATAAATATATCTGTAACGAATTGGCTATAAAGGAAAATGACCAGAGCAAGAAAGAGTACTACTTAGCAGAAGCTCAATGGGCAAATGCCGAATACGACAGTTTACTAAAGGTGGTAACAGAAACACTTGAAAATACAATTAACAGAAATAATCTGAACTATATTCCGGCTTCAATAGTTGAACCAAATACTGCAAACAGATGTAATGATATCAGAGATGGAAACTGGGCATCAATGTTGTTATTCGGATCATTCCCATGGGATGGATATCTGTATGGTGCGGATCAAAGCAAGGCCGGGGCTAATATAGATATGATAGACCAAACTTATGCATATGGTATTGAAAGACGTAAAGACTTGCCGGGTGCTTCACCTTATAATTTTGGAGGATATCCTCATGGCTGGTATTCAAGCGCATACAATGCGGGATACGGTATTTCTGCACTTCGTGGTGAAGCTTATAGAGATATAGGAATAAAAGCTTATGAATTTGCTGTAAACAGTGCCATGAGCTCACCGTTCGGCTGGTGGGAAGGTGTTGGACCAGGAGGAAATGATTATCCATCGCAGGATCCTACATCTCCACTTTGGAACCGTGATAATGCTTCAGGTGGCGGAGGTTCTTGCCAACATATGTGGGGACAGGCAACCGCATCCAAAGTTCTGTATGATGCATTTATAGCTGAAAGAATCTACAATGATAATAAAAATGCGGAAATTATTATCGGACGCGGTATTCCTAAAGAATGGGTAACTAATGCCACAAATGAAAATAACGTAGTTGCAGCTGTTGAAAACTATCCGATTCTTCAAGGCGGAAGAGCGGGATATACAATTGTAAGAAATGGCAGCAATCTGAAAATCACTTTTGATTGCAACAAGACAAATTCCAAAGTTGATGCGGGTACGGTGGAACAATGGAGTATTCAGCTCCCGGCGATGGTAAACAATATATCTTCCGCTTCTGTTGGAACAGTAGATAATGCCAATGGTATTGTTAACGTTCCAATAGATACAAAGGAAGTTACAATTGTGCTTAAAGATTTATTAGGAAGTTCTATGTCCATAGATACTGTTTCATTACCAAACGGCAAGGTTGGGGAAGCATATTCAAATGTATTAACCGCGACAGGCGGAACGGTGCCGTATAAATGGAGTGCTGAAGGACTTCCGGCAGGTCTGACAATCACAAATGAGGGAGAAATAAAAGGTATTCCTACTGCAAGCGGTACTTTTACTGTCAACATCAAAGTAGAGGACAGCAGTAATCCGATATTGAGTATTAGTAAAACATTAAGTATTATTGTAGCTCCTGCTAATCAGCCCGGGGGTAGTACGGGAGACACTAATGGAAGCACTGGAGAGAGTGTAATTCCCGTTGATTCCATCAGAAACGGTGATCGTACAATACTATCAGTTTCATTAAAAGCCAGCAACGAATCAGGAACAGCTTCGGCTAATATTGGAAAAGCGATTGTTAATGAGCTTGTACAAAAAGCTAAGGAAGCTGAAAAGAACGGACAGAAAGCAACAGTTGAAATAAAACTTGATTCTGTCAAAGACACAAAGTCAGTCAAGATAGGAGTTCCTGCGGAGTCGATAAAAGAAATTGCGGAAACTGCTGGAGCCGAGATTAAGATTAATACAAGAATTGGAAGTGTTATTTTTGATGCAAAAGCAATAGACACAATCAATGCTTCTGCTTCATCCGGTAATGTAAACATTATTATAAGTAATGTACAAGCTTCTTCATTATCAGAAGAAATAAGGGATAAAGTGAGTGAACGGACAGTTTATGATTTCTCAATTCAAGCTGATAATAAAGAGATATCAGATTTTGGAGGAGGAACTGTCAGGGTTAGTGTACCTTATGCTCCAAAAGTAAATGAAAAGCATAGTTCCATAATAATCTACGGAATAGACAATGCCGGAGAACTGAGAACAGTCAGAAGCATTTACAACCCAGCTACAGGAACTGTTGATTTCAAAGCCACTCAGCCATTACAGTATGTCGTCGGTTACAATGAAGTCAATTTCACTGATGTCAAGGCGGATGCCTGGTATGAAAAGGCTGTAGGATTCCTGGCGGCAAGAGAGATGGTAAGTGGCACAGGGGACGGTAGGTTTGCACCACAGAATAAAGTTACCAGAGCAGATTTTCTCATAATGGTGATGAATTCATATGGTATTAGGGCCGATAAGGCAGTGACAGAAAACTTTTCTGATGCCGGAAGCAAATACTATACTGGTTATCTGGGTACTGCAAAAAGACTGGGCCTTGTTTCAGGAACTGGAGATAACAAATACATGCCAGAGGCGGCGATAAGCAGACAGGATATGCTTGTTATACTCTATCGTGCACTGGATATACTTGGTGAATTACCAGATGCAAAAACCGGAAATTTTGACAGCTTCATCGACACAAAGGATATATCGGGTTATGCGGAAAACGCAATGAAGCTTTTTGTAAAAGCAGGTATTGTAATAGGGAATGATAAACAATTGAACCCAAAATCAGATACATCCAGAGCCGAGGCAGTACAAGTAATGTATAACCTGCTTTCCGGACAAGGAATATAA
- a CDS encoding sensor histidine kinase, with protein sequence MNIIQYIRKTPLRYKITLAVVLLLLLSMSLIGFYFYWNMASVLTKNANDNLVNLIQQANGNIENSFKIIDTTSLHFLSNKSMRSWTLDDTSFDGDFYSIFINKRHIEEDLKYSLMFNNAWDMNLISTAYVFLNEDTYCSIFKSTPNIQLINDNHINIFKRISGSKIRGKTMIPPSLNDKTIYFTRIVTNISNPKQRLVMIFGTEEEEFYKKYSELLSFEGSMVYITDEKGIIYSSSQRDNLGNNVPSSILNLRNDTGVSEVDIGNVTYLIAHRKISDTGLDFIAGIPKEQVLAKLSDSMKNYIVITAIIVFISVFSGIIISLRFTRFVRDMLSVINRVKVGDYDVKMPYYKDNELKLVSNTFNNMTYEIKYLINQVYEKQLLIKETEFKFLQSQMNPHFLFNTLITIGYKAKLSKDETVYKMVTSLTELLQAGIYSNSQAKIPIRQELEFIDFYLYLQKMRFGDKLEYKIYVSDESILNFVLPKLSIEPLIENAVVHGLEEKVGKGTIELNIRRENESIFFVVTDDGAGFKTDKINLDDNDTINMRKKGHNSIGLMNTHKRIKLMYGDPYGVQIESRTNIGAKVTVHIPVDRSETDNV encoded by the coding sequence GTGAATATTATCCAATACATACGAAAGACACCACTCAGGTATAAGATTACATTAGCTGTAGTTCTTTTGCTCCTGTTATCCATGTCTCTAATTGGCTTTTATTTCTATTGGAACATGGCTTCAGTACTGACCAAAAACGCCAATGACAATTTGGTTAATCTCATTCAGCAAGCAAACGGAAATATTGAAAATTCCTTTAAAATAATTGATACTACATCGCTCCATTTTCTTTCCAATAAATCTATGAGATCCTGGACCTTGGACGATACATCTTTTGATGGAGATTTCTACAGTATTTTCATCAATAAAAGACATATTGAAGAAGACCTCAAGTACAGCCTGATGTTTAATAACGCATGGGATATGAACCTTATTTCTACAGCTTATGTTTTTTTGAACGAAGACACATATTGTTCCATTTTCAAATCAACACCAAATATACAGTTGATAAACGATAACCATATAAATATTTTTAAAAGAATAAGCGGCAGCAAAATCAGAGGCAAGACAATGATACCACCTTCCTTGAATGACAAGACCATTTATTTTACCCGTATAGTTACAAACATTAGTAACCCTAAGCAAAGATTGGTAATGATTTTTGGAACCGAAGAGGAAGAGTTCTATAAGAAATATTCTGAACTTCTTTCATTTGAAGGGTCAATGGTATATATTACGGATGAAAAAGGTATTATCTACTCAAGTTCTCAGAGAGACAATCTTGGAAACAATGTACCTTCCTCTATCCTGAATTTAAGGAACGATACAGGTGTTTCAGAAGTTGACATAGGAAATGTCACCTATTTAATTGCCCATAGGAAAATAAGTGACACCGGACTAGACTTTATAGCTGGAATTCCTAAAGAACAGGTTTTGGCAAAGCTGTCCGACAGTATGAAAAATTATATTGTCATTACAGCTATTATTGTATTTATATCCGTATTTTCCGGAATTATTATTTCCCTAAGATTTACAAGGTTTGTAAGAGATATGCTCTCTGTTATCAACAGGGTAAAAGTAGGAGATTATGATGTAAAAATGCCTTATTACAAAGACAACGAACTCAAACTGGTGAGCAATACCTTCAACAATATGACATATGAAATAAAGTATCTTATAAATCAGGTTTATGAAAAGCAATTACTAATAAAAGAGACAGAATTCAAATTTCTTCAGTCTCAAATGAATCCGCATTTTCTTTTCAATACCCTAATCACCATTGGATATAAAGCCAAGTTGTCAAAAGATGAAACAGTATATAAGATGGTCACATCCCTTACAGAGCTGTTACAGGCAGGTATTTATTCCAATAGCCAGGCAAAGATTCCTATAAGGCAGGAATTGGAGTTTATAGACTTTTATCTCTACTTGCAGAAGATGAGGTTCGGCGACAAGCTTGAGTATAAAATTTATGTTTCTGATGAAAGTATTTTAAATTTTGTACTTCCAAAACTGAGTATTGAACCTCTTATAGAGAATGCCGTAGTTCACGGACTTGAGGAAAAGGTTGGAAAAGGGACTATAGAATTGAATATCCGAAGGGAAAACGAATCCATATTTTTTGTAGTTACAGATGACGGTGCCGGTTTTAAGACCGACAAAATAAATCTGGATGATAATGATACCATTAACATGCGCAAGAAGGGACATAACAGTATAGGCCTTATGAATACCCACAAAAGAATCAAGCTGATGTATGGAGATCCCTATGGGGTTCAAATTGAAAGCCGGACCAACATAGGAGCAAAGGTAACAGTACATATTCCCGTTGATAGGAGCGAAACAGATAATGTATAA
- a CDS encoding response regulator, with protein MYNVMIVDDEPVIKQGLLCFVNWEALDCKVICDAENGIDAMEKLAVHPVNIVLTDIKMPGMDGLELSKLIYEKYPSIKVIILTAFSDFTYAQAAIKYNVLDFVIKTNPTEKIPDAIRKAKDLIAQEKEKEEKLKLMEEKAILRLSEIKENFFKDVFNGIIVNDTLLQSKLIELEISIENYFVVLFDIHNASNGDSSISPEDYNKFIHSVNNLLNMAFKSYPHYTVAMDRNLLVAVISFKNYNVPVCTQTLLMTCNEILSMADSFMRFTISIGLSQMHQKVQALSVAYQEAREALRGGFYNNNHVSVFVPRTPPIPSLINQPHYIADKIVGSLKLENPSEAIISLENLLEEYRSNKEPIENIKVSCMLIASYCYRLVASYKLFAPELADSEPEVYKQIQSSRNIQNLLNILRQLVENVSQVVENNGNKFSCLVKETQKYIRDNYNKNISLQSIADHIHVNSSYLSRLYKKETGESIVDAINKYRIENAKKLLKDPVYKVFEVACAVGIEDPAYFTHVFTKYTGMSPKEYKSK; from the coding sequence ATGTATAACGTAATGATTGTTGATGATGAACCGGTAATAAAGCAAGGACTTTTATGCTTTGTCAATTGGGAGGCCCTTGATTGCAAAGTGATTTGTGATGCAGAAAACGGGATAGATGCAATGGAAAAACTGGCTGTCCATCCCGTGAATATCGTCCTTACAGATATTAAAATGCCTGGAATGGATGGCTTGGAATTGTCAAAACTCATTTACGAAAAGTATCCTTCTATAAAAGTCATTATTCTTACGGCCTTTTCAGACTTTACCTATGCACAAGCTGCAATTAAATACAATGTATTGGATTTTGTCATCAAGACCAACCCAACTGAAAAAATTCCGGATGCCATTCGTAAAGCAAAGGACCTAATTGCACAGGAGAAAGAAAAAGAAGAAAAGCTGAAGCTTATGGAAGAAAAGGCAATTCTGAGGCTGTCAGAGATCAAGGAAAATTTTTTCAAAGATGTGTTTAATGGAATCATAGTGAATGATACCCTTCTTCAAAGCAAGCTAATTGAGCTTGAAATAAGTATCGAAAACTATTTTGTTGTTTTATTTGACATTCACAATGCTTCAAACGGAGATTCATCAATCAGTCCTGAGGACTATAATAAATTCATACATTCAGTGAACAATCTTCTTAATATGGCATTTAAGAGCTATCCTCACTATACTGTGGCAATGGACAGAAATCTCCTTGTGGCCGTAATTTCCTTCAAGAACTACAATGTCCCTGTATGTACTCAAACACTGCTGATGACCTGCAATGAAATTCTATCCATGGCAGACAGCTTCATGCGGTTTACTATCAGTATAGGGTTGAGCCAAATGCACCAAAAGGTCCAGGCTCTATCTGTTGCCTACCAGGAGGCCAGGGAAGCATTGAGAGGTGGATTTTATAATAACAACCACGTTTCTGTTTTCGTGCCCCGTACTCCGCCCATACCATCCTTAATAAATCAACCCCACTATATTGCCGACAAAATTGTAGGCAGCCTCAAATTGGAAAACCCCTCAGAGGCAATTATAAGCCTTGAAAACCTATTGGAGGAGTACAGGAGTAATAAGGAACCTATTGAAAATATCAAGGTTTCGTGCATGCTCATCGCCTCTTATTGTTACAGGCTTGTTGCGAGCTATAAGCTGTTTGCTCCGGAACTTGCCGATAGCGAGCCCGAGGTATACAAGCAGATACAGTCTAGCAGAAATATCCAAAATCTATTAAATATTTTAAGGCAGTTAGTAGAGAATGTTTCACAGGTTGTGGAAAATAACGGGAATAAATTCAGTTGCTTGGTAAAGGAAACCCAAAAGTATATTCGCGATAATTATAACAAGAATATCAGCCTCCAGTCCATAGCTGACCACATCCATGTCAACAGCAGCTATCTTAGCCGGTTGTATAAAAAGGAAACAGGGGAATCCATCGTGGATGCCATTAATAAGTATCGGATTGAAAACGCCAAAAAGCTTTTAAAAGACCCTGTCTACAAAGTGTTTGAGGTAGCGTGTGCTGTAGGCATAGAAGACCCTGCCTACTTTACTCATGTTTTTACCAAATATACTGGAATGAGTCCTAAGGAATACAAGAGTAAATAA